The Betaproteobacteria bacterium genome has a window encoding:
- a CDS encoding taurine ABC transporter substrate-binding protein yields the protein MVPPRRHGIARHARFLEGEFDVAEHSLASYIIGVERGLPFSAVPVFPRRLFSQNHIFVNTKAGIGKPADLIGRRVGVGAFQITMAVLAKGDLKSEYGAPWEQIHWVTARDEEIPVDYGIKLARADRPIDDMLFDGEIDALIYPHPPPRILTGDPRVRRLFADPRAESIRYYRKLEWYPIMHVLAFKRELAERTPDLPRALIAMWEEAKRQTREYYDDPGYALLAFSRTEYEAQRDTLTPELWPSGIKANRANLERFIAYCADQRLIKAPLPVERLFHESVLDT from the coding sequence ATGGTGCCGCCGCGCCGACACGGTATCGCGCGCCACGCGCGATTCCTCGAGGGTGAGTTCGACGTCGCGGAGCATTCGCTCGCGTCGTACATCATCGGCGTCGAACGGGGGTTGCCGTTCAGTGCGGTGCCGGTCTTTCCGCGCCGGCTGTTCAGCCAGAACCACATCTTCGTCAATACCAAGGCGGGGATTGGCAAACCGGCCGACCTGATCGGCCGCCGGGTCGGTGTGGGCGCTTTTCAGATTACGATGGCGGTCCTCGCGAAGGGAGATCTTAAGAGCGAATACGGCGCGCCTTGGGAGCAGATTCATTGGGTGACCGCGCGCGACGAAGAAATCCCGGTAGACTACGGAATCAAGCTCGCGCGCGCAGACCGCCCGATTGACGATATGCTCTTTGACGGCGAAATCGACGCGCTGATCTATCCGCACCCGCCGCCGCGAATTCTCACGGGTGATCCGCGAGTGCGCCGGCTGTTTGCCGACCCGCGCGCCGAATCGATCCGCTACTACCGGAAACTTGAGTGGTACCCGATCATGCACGTGCTCGCGTTCAAGCGCGAGCTGGCGGAACGCACGCCGGATCTCCCGCGCGCGCTGATCGCGATGTGGGAAGAGGCGAAGCGCCAGACTCGCGAGTACTACGACGATCCAGGCTATGCGCTGCTTGCATTCTCGCGCACTGAGTACGAAGCGCAGCGCGATACGCTCACACCCGAGCTGTGGCCGTCAGGCATTAAAGCGAACCGCGCCAACCTCGAGCGTTTCATCGCCTACTGCGCCGACCAGCGTTTGATCAAAGCGCCGTTGCCGGTGGAGCGGCTGTTTCACGAATCGGTGCTCGATACGTGA
- a CDS encoding TauD/TfdA family dioxygenase, producing the protein MNRPINYRHEDLNMTDITVTPLSPAVGAEIGGVDLARPLDQATFDAIHSAWMNHLVVVFRGQALTDPQLEQFSARLGTLDPKPVYTDEVLDTTTSDYVCVISNVKIGGKAIGDLGDSEAVWHMDMTYNEVPPLGSALYALEVPPSGGDTGFANMYLAYETLPPELKARVAMLQCKHDATRNSAGGIRRGMTATDDPRLSAGAVHPLVRTHPVTGRNALFLGRRHNAYIPGLTLEESEVLLNELWAHATQPRFSWHHAWRKGDLVLWDNRCVMHRRDAFDPATRRVMHRTQIKGDKPVFRAQTPSRSALHA; encoded by the coding sequence ATGAATCGGCCGATCAATTATCGTCACGAGGACCTCAACATGACTGACATTACCGTAACGCCACTTTCACCCGCAGTCGGTGCGGAAATCGGTGGCGTCGATCTCGCGCGCCCGCTCGATCAGGCCACCTTCGACGCGATTCATTCGGCATGGATGAATCATCTGGTAGTCGTGTTCCGCGGACAGGCGCTCACCGACCCCCAGCTCGAGCAATTCAGCGCGCGTCTAGGCACGCTCGATCCCAAGCCGGTATACACCGATGAAGTCCTCGATACGACGACCAGCGATTACGTGTGCGTCATCTCGAACGTGAAAATCGGCGGAAAGGCGATTGGCGACCTGGGCGATTCCGAAGCCGTCTGGCACATGGACATGACGTACAACGAAGTGCCGCCCTTGGGCTCGGCGCTGTATGCGCTGGAAGTGCCGCCCAGCGGAGGCGATACCGGTTTCGCCAACATGTATCTCGCGTACGAAACGCTGCCGCCGGAATTGAAAGCTCGCGTGGCTATGCTCCAGTGCAAGCACGACGCGACGCGCAACAGCGCGGGCGGCATCCGGCGCGGCATGACCGCCACCGACGATCCCCGTCTCTCCGCCGGTGCCGTCCATCCGCTGGTGCGCACGCACCCGGTCACCGGCCGCAACGCGCTTTTCCTGGGCCGTCGCCATAACGCCTATATCCCCGGACTCACGCTCGAGGAAAGCGAGGTGCTGCTGAACGAGCTGTGGGCGCACGCGACGCAGCCGCGGTTCTCCTGGCATCACGCGTGGCGCAAGGGAGATCTCGTGCTGTGGGACAACCGCTGCGTCATGCACCGGCGCGACGCTTTCGATCCCGCGACGCGCCGCGTCATGCATCGTACGCAGATCAAAGGCGACAAACCCGTATTCCGTGCGCAGACGCCGTCGCGCTCGGCTCTCCACGCTTGA
- a CDS encoding TauD/TfdA family dioxygenase — MKQKTANFAVCQLAEPLGAEIAGVDLGQPMSDATFRHIEDAFHEHCVLAFRNQRLTPQAHIAFSRRFGDLLVHVLKQHNDPDFPQVLVLSNIVENGKPIGIQDGGQYWHTDLSYTAEPSRCSLLYAVEIPFENGVALGDTLFVNTCAAYEALPDEMKARLAGLRATHNYNARYSQMRQKGSTRTELDEGQKKAVPEVVHPVVRTHPFTGRKSLYVNEGFVTGIVGTAKAESERLLAELYDHVTQPRFMYRHRWQVGDLLMWDNCSTQHNAVANYGPHQRRHMRRTTVRGSTPF, encoded by the coding sequence ATGAAACAAAAAACCGCGAACTTCGCGGTCTGTCAGCTCGCCGAGCCGCTGGGCGCTGAAATCGCCGGCGTCGATCTCGGGCAGCCGATGAGCGACGCGACGTTCAGGCACATAGAAGACGCGTTTCACGAGCACTGCGTGCTCGCGTTCCGCAACCAACGCCTGACACCGCAAGCGCACATCGCGTTCAGCCGGCGTTTTGGCGATCTGCTGGTCCATGTGCTCAAGCAGCACAACGATCCCGACTTTCCGCAGGTGCTGGTACTCTCGAACATCGTCGAGAACGGCAAGCCCATCGGCATCCAGGATGGCGGCCAATACTGGCACACGGATCTTTCCTACACGGCGGAGCCATCGCGCTGCTCGCTCCTGTATGCCGTCGAGATTCCGTTCGAGAATGGCGTAGCCCTGGGCGACACCCTGTTCGTCAACACCTGCGCCGCATACGAAGCGCTGCCCGACGAGATGAAAGCCAGGCTCGCCGGGCTCAGAGCCACGCACAATTACAATGCGCGCTACAGCCAGATGCGGCAGAAAGGAAGCACCCGAACCGAGCTCGACGAGGGCCAAAAAAAAGCGGTGCCGGAAGTCGTGCACCCGGTGGTCCGCACACATCCTTTCACCGGGCGCAAAAGTCTTTACGTCAACGAAGGCTTCGTCACGGGCATCGTCGGCACGGCCAAGGCCGAGAGCGAGCGGCTTTTAGCCGAGCTCTACGACCATGTCACCCAGCCTCGCTTCATGTACCGCCACCGGTGGCAGGTCGGCGATTTGCTCATGTGGGACAACTGCTCGACGCAGCATAACGCTGTCGCCAACTACGGCCCGCACCAGCGGCGTCATATGCGGCGCACTACCGTGCGCGGCTCGACGCCCTTTTAA
- a CDS encoding TSUP family transporter, translating to MWFDLALVAGGAFLGALVVGSAGFAFAIIVTGIWLYVLPPAEAVLLASICATLLHSLSVWAFRTEIDYRRLWPFLAGGLLGVPLGVLALRNVDAAAFRHLFGAFMIIYASYALSRRRLPIVRFAPGCGRFADAIVGWVSGVMGGLALLHGALPTIWCGLRGWDTPQPLCLPAVHSVYRGFGDGRRRAERPGTGTPRRGLARSLPAGNDRRHVARAARLRLD from the coding sequence ATGTGGTTTGATCTTGCGCTGGTCGCGGGCGGCGCTTTTCTAGGCGCACTGGTCGTCGGCAGCGCCGGGTTCGCGTTCGCGATCATCGTTACGGGAATTTGGCTCTACGTGTTGCCGCCCGCGGAGGCCGTGCTGCTCGCTTCAATCTGCGCAACGCTGCTGCACTCATTGTCCGTATGGGCATTCCGCACTGAAATCGATTACCGTCGGCTATGGCCTTTTTTGGCCGGTGGGCTACTGGGTGTCCCGCTAGGCGTGCTGGCACTGCGCAACGTCGACGCCGCGGCATTTCGACACCTGTTCGGAGCTTTCATGATCATCTACGCCTCCTATGCCCTTAGCCGGCGGCGTCTGCCCATTGTGCGTTTCGCGCCTGGCTGTGGGCGCTTCGCCGATGCAATCGTAGGATGGGTGAGTGGCGTCATGGGCGGACTCGCTCTGCTGCATGGGGCACTACCGACGATCTGGTGTGGCCTGCGTGGCTGGGACACGCCGCAGCCGCTATGTCTACCAGCCGTACATTCTGTTTACCGGGGCTTTGGTGATGGTCGCCGTCGGGCTGAACGTCCAGGTACAGGCACCCCGCGTCGCGGCCTCGCTCGCAGTCTGCCTGCCGGCAATGATCGCAGGCACGTGGCTAGGGCGGCGCGTCTTCGACTGGATTAA
- a CDS encoding tripartite tricarboxylate transporter substrate binding protein: MVATRTVLRCCAAFLLTALAFGAFAQERYPSRPIEVVVPWGPGGGSDQTARRLAQHLESALKVSLPVVNVPGASGLTGVTKIFNAPADGYTIGVTGDIYAPMGAPGAKYKLADFIPLAIVISQPGAFFTAQDSRFKTWADFEKEARAKPGALKIAFVGFNSIDEIHINNLIAKGIRVTAVPFAKPGERYASVLGGHADLVYEQAGDVRSFLTGKQLRALLSISEKRQAAFADVPTAREVGIDITVPQFRWVFMRGGTDPKRAEVVAATIARYASTPDYKKYLEEEWADPESFVPMAEAPKRFQQSLEALRREATAAGMKTAQ, encoded by the coding sequence ATGGTCGCTACCAGAACAGTTTTGCGCTGCTGCGCCGCTTTCCTTCTGACCGCGCTCGCGTTCGGGGCTTTCGCGCAGGAGCGCTATCCGAGCCGGCCGATCGAAGTGGTCGTTCCATGGGGCCCCGGGGGCGGGTCCGATCAGACCGCCCGCCGCCTCGCGCAGCATCTCGAGTCGGCGCTCAAGGTGTCGTTACCCGTCGTCAACGTACCCGGCGCATCGGGCCTGACCGGCGTTACGAAAATCTTCAATGCGCCCGCCGACGGCTACACGATCGGAGTGACGGGCGACATTTACGCGCCGATGGGCGCGCCGGGCGCCAAGTACAAGCTTGCGGATTTCATTCCGCTCGCAATCGTCATCAGCCAGCCCGGCGCTTTCTTCACGGCTCAGGACAGCCGCTTCAAAACGTGGGCGGATTTCGAGAAGGAAGCACGCGCCAAGCCCGGCGCGCTCAAGATTGCGTTCGTCGGCTTCAACTCGATCGATGAGATTCACATCAACAATCTGATCGCCAAAGGTATCCGGGTAACCGCAGTGCCATTCGCGAAACCGGGCGAGCGCTATGCCTCGGTGCTGGGCGGGCACGCCGATCTCGTCTACGAGCAGGCCGGCGACGTGCGCAGCTTTCTCACTGGAAAACAACTGCGGGCGCTCCTCTCGATCAGTGAGAAGCGTCAGGCTGCGTTCGCCGACGTCCCTACAGCGCGGGAAGTCGGGATCGATATCACCGTGCCGCAGTTTCGCTGGGTGTTCATGCGGGGTGGAACCGACCCGAAGCGCGCCGAAGTCGTCGCGGCCACGATCGCGCGCTACGCTTCCACGCCGGATTACAAGAAATACCTCGAGGAAGAGTGGGCCGATCCCGAGAGCTTCGTGCCGATGGCTGAAGCGCCCAAACGCTTTCAGCAATCGCTCGAAGCGCTGCGCAGGGAAGCGACCGCCGCCGGAATGAAAACCGCGCAGTAG
- a CDS encoding FAD-binding protein: MVRALARGMSEIEVYVRELGKINGAIIKTSIEENEAVLADLKTGAYDHEKRPLRRIGGNYPLPGTGTFYHTTVNDVPGFDARKHYPWANGAPGGPKLFKILEDNLARQGVEIRLSHAAQRLIAEPGTREVRGVRVSHNGGTYNILARRGVVLASGGFEGNVAMREQFMEGKPILNATAGGNTGDGIRMAQDLGAELWHMWHIHGAYGFRHSDPAYPYAIRLKRFSDWFPGDEDSVTLKMPWILLDQDGRRFMSEYQPYTQDTAARPMQYYDPVKQRYPRNPSVMVCDEVGRKLYPLGKATSNDEGLRYEWSADNLKEVELGILKRANSLPELAAALGIEARALERSVKHWNELCARGRDEDFGRPRGSMMPIATPPFYGAPVWATVSNTQGGPVHDAEQRIISVYGEPIPRLYAAGELGSSFGHLYISGGNIVECFVTGRIAGRNVAQATPISGLSAVTNQKPLPIDA, encoded by the coding sequence GTGGTGCGCGCCCTCGCTCGGGGCATGAGCGAAATTGAGGTTTACGTCCGCGAACTCGGGAAGATCAACGGCGCGATCATCAAGACCTCGATCGAGGAAAACGAGGCCGTCCTGGCCGACCTGAAAACCGGCGCCTACGATCATGAAAAACGGCCTCTTCGCCGCATCGGCGGTAACTACCCGCTCCCCGGTACGGGAACCTTCTATCACACAACGGTCAACGACGTGCCGGGGTTCGACGCGCGCAAACACTATCCGTGGGCCAACGGCGCACCCGGGGGGCCCAAGCTGTTCAAGATCCTGGAGGACAATCTCGCAAGGCAGGGCGTTGAGATCCGCCTGAGTCACGCTGCTCAGCGCCTGATTGCCGAGCCCGGCACACGCGAAGTGCGCGGCGTGCGGGTATCGCATAACGGAGGCACTTACAACATTCTCGCGCGCCGCGGTGTGGTCCTTGCCAGCGGCGGATTCGAGGGCAATGTCGCGATGCGGGAGCAGTTCATGGAAGGCAAGCCCATACTGAACGCAACGGCGGGCGGCAATACCGGCGACGGTATCCGCATGGCGCAAGATCTCGGCGCCGAGTTATGGCACATGTGGCATATCCACGGGGCGTACGGCTTTCGCCATAGTGACCCGGCCTACCCCTATGCCATCAGGTTGAAGCGCTTTTCCGATTGGTTCCCAGGCGATGAGGACAGCGTTACGCTGAAAATGCCGTGGATCCTGCTCGATCAGGATGGCCGGCGCTTCATGTCGGAGTACCAGCCCTATACGCAGGACACAGCGGCGCGACCGATGCAGTATTACGATCCCGTGAAGCAACGCTATCCGCGCAACCCAAGCGTCATGGTGTGCGATGAGGTCGGGAGAAAGCTCTATCCACTCGGCAAGGCTACCTCTAACGATGAAGGCCTGCGCTATGAATGGAGCGCAGACAACCTCAAAGAGGTCGAGCTCGGCATCCTGAAGCGCGCGAACTCGCTTCCCGAGCTTGCGGCTGCGCTCGGCATCGAGGCGCGCGCGCTGGAACGGAGCGTCAAGCACTGGAACGAGCTGTGTGCGCGAGGTCGTGACGAGGACTTTGGCCGCCCGCGCGGCTCCATGATGCCGATTGCTACGCCTCCATTTTATGGCGCACCGGTGTGGGCAACGGTAAGCAACACCCAGGGCGGACCGGTGCACGATGCCGAGCAGCGCATCATCAGCGTCTACGGCGAGCCGATTCCCCGGTTGTACGCCGCAGGCGAACTGGGCAGCTCCTTCGGCCATCTATACATATCGGGCGGAAACATCGTCGAGTGTTTCGTGACTGGACGTATTGCAGGACGCAATGTCGCGCAGGCCACGCCAATCTCGGGGCTGAGCGCTGTAACGAATCAGAAGCCGTTACCGATCGACGCGTGA